From Sporosarcina sp. FSL W7-1349, a single genomic window includes:
- a CDS encoding FUSC family protein — protein sequence MKLGARIFKTGVAIVFALFIAETLHLSHPVFAGIAAIFAIQPSIYRSYLTIVEQIQGNIIGATVAILFVLLFGHQLLIIGLAAMIIILIMLKLGLEKNISLALVMMIAIMEIQGEDFLIFAMQRFITIVIGVLAAFIVNLVFMPPKYETKLFQSIHQTQDEIIRWTRLAGRQVSEHIATKKSLNKLKERLTQVDQFYLLFKEERSYFKKNTREKGRKLVIYRQMLATSRSSYDVLKRLHQYENELINLPEHFRMMIQERLDALLTYHEQLHLKFVGKLKSDRTSVVPNEEYIQRHEVMEIFAKEIAITQEEEEFSAYHLLHILSAILNYEEQLEHLDKLIVSYQKHHHRESEIEWDEEVY from the coding sequence ATGAAACTAGGTGCCCGCATCTTCAAAACGGGTGTTGCCATCGTATTCGCTCTGTTCATAGCGGAAACACTTCATTTATCCCACCCCGTTTTTGCCGGGATTGCGGCGATTTTCGCCATTCAACCATCAATATACCGCTCGTATTTGACCATCGTTGAACAAATACAAGGAAATATCATCGGAGCAACCGTCGCCATCCTGTTTGTCCTGCTATTCGGCCACCAGCTGCTCATCATCGGGCTCGCTGCGATGATCATTATCTTGATCATGCTGAAGTTGGGGCTCGAAAAAAACATCTCGTTGGCGCTCGTAATGATGATTGCCATTATGGAGATACAAGGTGAAGACTTCTTAATATTTGCCATGCAACGATTCATCACGATTGTCATCGGGGTGCTTGCGGCATTCATCGTCAACTTGGTGTTCATGCCTCCTAAATATGAGACGAAACTTTTCCAGTCGATCCATCAGACACAGGACGAAATCATCAGGTGGACCCGTTTGGCAGGAAGGCAAGTTTCCGAGCATATCGCGACAAAGAAATCGCTCAATAAGTTAAAAGAACGCCTGACACAGGTCGATCAGTTTTATTTATTGTTCAAAGAAGAGCGAAGCTATTTCAAGAAGAACACTAGGGAAAAAGGCCGGAAATTGGTCATTTACCGGCAGATGCTTGCCACCTCCCGAAGCAGTTATGATGTGCTGAAACGGTTGCATCAGTACGAAAATGAACTGATCAATCTGCCTGAGCATTTCAGAATGATGATCCAAGAACGGCTGGATGCGCTTCTCACATACCATGAGCAGCTGCACTTGAAATTTGTCGGCAAATTGAAGTCCGACCGCACAAGTGTCGTGCCAAATGAGGAATACATCCAACGTCATGAAGTCATGGAAATCTTCGCAAAGGAGATTGCCATCACGCAGGAGGAAGAAGAATTCTCGGCATATCATCTTCTCCATATCCTGTCGGCCATCCTGAATTACGAAGAACAGTTGGAACATCTCGACAAGCTGATCGTGTCCTATCAAAAGCATCATCATAGGGAGTCAGAAATCGAGTGGGATGAAGAAGTGTATTGA
- a CDS encoding ABC transporter permease — translation MTELTPKVDGIAEAKISSKSVGPWSEAWNGFKKSKVAVVGAGIVIFFILVALFGPLVAKEGINEQLAADRLLPPSSEYWLGTDDLGRDILSRIIHGARISLWIGFFSVVGSVVVGSVLGIIAGYYGRWVDTIISRFFDIMLAFPSILLAIAIVAVLGPNLQNALIAIAVINVPNFGRLIRSKVLSIKEDEYITAAKGIGMRDARILFSHILPNSMAPVIVQGTLAIATAILEAAALGFLGLGAQAPDPEWGKMLADSKNYLQTAPWTMVFPGLAIMLTVLGFNLMGDGLRDALDPRMKN, via the coding sequence ATGACCGAGTTGACTCCAAAAGTGGACGGAATTGCGGAAGCGAAAATTAGCAGCAAATCTGTCGGACCGTGGAGCGAAGCATGGAACGGTTTTAAAAAAAGTAAAGTCGCCGTCGTTGGAGCCGGCATTGTCATCTTTTTCATACTGGTTGCCCTTTTTGGACCGCTTGTAGCGAAAGAGGGAATTAATGAACAGCTTGCGGCTGACCGCCTCCTTCCTCCTTCGTCCGAGTATTGGCTGGGGACGGATGATTTGGGAAGGGATATTTTATCCCGCATTATTCATGGTGCGCGGATATCATTGTGGATCGGGTTTTTCTCGGTAGTCGGGTCGGTTGTGGTCGGAAGCGTGTTAGGGATCATCGCCGGCTATTACGGCCGCTGGGTGGATACGATTATTTCCAGATTCTTTGATATCATGTTAGCCTTCCCTTCCATTTTACTGGCGATTGCCATTGTTGCCGTCCTTGGCCCGAATTTGCAAAATGCTTTGATTGCCATAGCGGTCATCAACGTTCCGAACTTCGGGCGATTGATCCGGTCCAAAGTGTTGAGCATTAAAGAGGATGAATATATTACCGCGGCCAAAGGGATCGGTATGAGGGACGCGAGAATCCTGTTTTCCCATATTCTGCCGAACTCCATGGCGCCTGTCATCGTCCAAGGGACACTGGCGATCGCGACAGCTATACTGGAAGCGGCGGCACTCGGATTTCTAGGCCTCGGAGCACAAGCACCGGACCCGGAGTGGGGGAAAATGTTGGCCGATTCGAAAAACTATTTGCAAACGGCTCCGTGGACGATGGTGTTCCCGGGTCTGGCCATCATGCTGACCGTTCTCGGATTCAACTTGATGGGGGATGGGTTGCGGGACGCACTAGATCCGCGTATGAAGAATTAG
- a CDS encoding ABC transporter permease, giving the protein MISYIGKRLLQLIPVLLGMTFVVFMIIRAIPGNPAQIILGQQATKEAVEALTVKLGLDTPWYIQYFKYLGGILTGDLGESMRTRMPVADEIWPYLAATIELTFFAIIIAVVIGINAGIISAWFQNSWFDYGAMIFALVGVSMPIFWLGLMGQWVFALELSWLPVTGREQVRDPVNAITNLYVLDTILQGRFDQTWVVLKHLILPGVALATIPMAIIARMTRSSMLEVMRSDYVRTARAKGQKMFWVVYKHALKNAVIPVLTVVGLQTGMLLGGAILTETIFAWPGIGRYIYDAIGYRDYPVIQSGILIVAFIFVMINLIVDLLYGLIDPRIKYD; this is encoded by the coding sequence ATGATCAGTTATATTGGGAAGCGGTTGCTGCAACTAATTCCGGTACTCCTCGGAATGACCTTTGTCGTTTTCATGATTATCCGAGCGATTCCGGGAAATCCGGCTCAGATCATACTGGGGCAGCAAGCGACGAAAGAGGCGGTTGAAGCGCTGACTGTCAAGCTCGGCCTCGATACCCCTTGGTATATCCAATATTTCAAGTACCTCGGGGGCATCTTAACGGGTGATCTTGGGGAATCGATGAGGACCCGTATGCCCGTTGCGGATGAGATTTGGCCCTATTTGGCGGCAACTATTGAGCTTACATTCTTTGCGATCATCATTGCAGTAGTAATTGGTATCAATGCCGGAATCATCTCTGCGTGGTTCCAAAATTCCTGGTTTGATTATGGAGCGATGATTTTTGCTTTGGTCGGGGTATCCATGCCGATTTTCTGGCTCGGTCTCATGGGTCAGTGGGTATTCGCATTAGAGCTTTCCTGGCTGCCAGTAACGGGAAGGGAGCAGGTGAGGGATCCGGTAAACGCCATCACCAATCTCTATGTGTTGGATACGATTTTACAAGGCCGTTTCGACCAGACATGGGTAGTGCTCAAGCATCTCATTTTGCCGGGGGTAGCCTTGGCGACGATACCAATGGCCATTATTGCGCGGATGACTAGATCAAGCATGCTTGAAGTGATGCGTTCCGATTACGTCAGGACCGCGCGCGCGAAAGGGCAAAAAATGTTCTGGGTCGTTTATAAGCATGCGCTTAAAAATGCGGTCATTCCTGTATTAACGGTTGTTGGATTGCAGACGGGAATGCTATTGGGCGGAGCAATCTTGACAGAAACAATTTTCGCGTGGCCGGGAATCGGTCGCTATATTTACGATGCTATCGGGTACCGGGATTATCCGGTCATTCAATCCGGTATTCTCATCGTGGCATTCATATTCGTCATGATTAATCTGATCGTCGACCTATTGTATGGCTTGATTGATCCAAGGATTAAATACGACTAA
- a CDS encoding ABC transporter substrate-binding protein, with protein sequence MRKNKFWLFALMLILALSTALAACSNSGTTEPEKEGNSGEETKGNEDTGNENVNKTLVFGRGGDSTSLDPSRTTEGETFKVTKNVYETLLNFGEQDTSIQPGLATEWEPSEDGLTYTFKLREGVKFHDGTDFNAEAVVKNFERWANGDADTFPYYNTMFGGFKGDEGHIIESVTADGDYTVVFKLTRAQAPFLKNIAMDMFAIASPTAFEQGDDQFERNPVGTGPFKFVEWRPNETITIERFEDYWQEGLPKLDKVIFRSIPDNSARLNELLSGGIDLADGINPSDGERIENEENLQLFERPSMNIGYLGMTVTRPPFDKKEVRQALNYAIDKQSIIDSFFEGRADIAKNPMPPSISGYNDDIEPYEYNPEKAKELLAEAGLADGFEMELWAMPVPRPYMPDGMKVAEVIQKNLSDIGITAKIVSHEWGTYLDLASKGDADAFMLGWTGDNGDPDNFIYALLDEDNIGSNNYTYYKNDELHDILIEAQTEVDEEKRIELYKKAQEIIREEAPWVPLAHSTPLLGGVKELTGLKPHPTGSDLLSNVEFK encoded by the coding sequence ATGAGGAAAAACAAATTTTGGTTATTTGCCCTGATGCTCATCCTTGCTCTATCGACTGCCTTGGCGGCATGTTCGAATAGCGGGACGACAGAGCCGGAAAAAGAGGGCAACAGCGGCGAAGAGACAAAGGGAAATGAAGACACGGGCAATGAGAACGTAAATAAGACATTGGTCTTCGGTCGTGGTGGAGATTCTACATCACTTGATCCGTCGAGAACGACAGAAGGGGAAACTTTCAAAGTCACTAAAAATGTTTACGAAACGCTATTGAACTTCGGTGAACAAGATACATCCATCCAACCGGGTCTCGCAACAGAGTGGGAGCCAAGTGAAGATGGACTGACGTACACGTTCAAATTGCGTGAAGGCGTCAAATTCCATGATGGCACCGACTTTAATGCGGAAGCGGTCGTGAAAAACTTCGAACGATGGGCTAATGGGGATGCTGATACGTTCCCGTATTACAACACTATGTTCGGAGGATTCAAGGGCGATGAGGGCCATATCATCGAATCGGTCACAGCCGACGGTGACTACACAGTTGTCTTCAAGTTGACGCGTGCACAGGCTCCATTCCTGAAAAATATCGCGATGGATATGTTTGCGATTGCAAGCCCGACAGCTTTCGAACAAGGCGATGACCAGTTTGAAAGAAATCCGGTTGGTACAGGACCATTCAAGTTCGTTGAATGGAGACCAAATGAAACAATCACAATTGAAAGATTCGAAGATTACTGGCAAGAAGGGCTGCCTAAGCTCGACAAAGTCATCTTCCGTTCGATTCCGGACAACTCCGCACGTTTAAACGAGCTATTGTCTGGAGGGATTGACTTGGCTGATGGCATCAACCCATCAGATGGTGAAAGAATTGAAAACGAGGAAAACCTGCAATTGTTTGAACGTCCATCCATGAACATCGGATATTTGGGCATGACGGTTACTCGTCCTCCTTTCGACAAGAAGGAAGTTCGCCAGGCGCTGAATTATGCGATCGACAAACAATCCATCATCGATTCGTTCTTTGAGGGCCGTGCGGATATCGCGAAAAACCCGATGCCGCCATCCATTTCCGGTTATAACGATGATATTGAGCCATACGAATACAATCCTGAAAAGGCAAAAGAACTACTTGCGGAAGCAGGTCTTGCAGACGGCTTCGAAATGGAACTTTGGGCAATGCCAGTTCCGCGTCCATACATGCCAGATGGTATGAAAGTGGCGGAAGTCATTCAGAAAAACCTCTCAGACATTGGCATAACAGCAAAAATCGTTTCCCACGAGTGGGGAACTTATCTGGACTTGGCAAGTAAAGGGGATGCCGATGCTTTCATGCTCGGTTGGACAGGGGACAACGGAGACCCGGATAACTTCATATATGCCCTTCTAGATGAAGATAATATCGGCAGCAACAACTATACGTACTATAAAAATGATGAGCTTCATGACATTCTGATAGAGGCACAAACCGAAGTCGATGAAGAGAAACGTATTGAATTGTATAAGAAAGCGCAAGAAATCATTCGTGAAGAAGCGCCTTGGGTACCACTTGCACACTCGACGCCATTACTTGGAGGCGTGAAGGAATTAACAGGGTTAAAACCTCATCCGACAGGATCTGATCTACTGTCAAATGTAGAATTCAAGTGA
- a CDS encoding ABC transporter ATP-binding protein — MVTKPLLKVDGLKKYFPVRKGLLARTMGEVKAVDNVSFYVNEGETLGIVGESGCGKSTTGRMLMRLLEPTDGKVEFEGKDLTSLTTEEMRKMRRDIQMVFQDPYASLNPRHTVGKILEEPLIVHGIGNPKERKRKVNEFLEIVGLSEYHAKRYPHQFSGGQRQRIGIARALMTNPKLIIADEPVSALDVSIQAQVLNLMQDLQKEFNLTYIFIAHDLGVVRHISDRVGVMYLGKIVEIADSEQLYSEPLHPYTQALLSAVPVPDPEFKKEQILLEGDIPNPANPPTGCTFHTRCPHRMDICMKAVPSLKEHKTGHSVACHLYGDSADV, encoded by the coding sequence ATGGTAACAAAACCCTTGTTAAAAGTTGATGGATTGAAAAAGTATTTCCCGGTCCGGAAAGGGCTTCTCGCCCGAACTATGGGAGAAGTGAAAGCGGTCGATAATGTCTCTTTTTATGTGAATGAGGGCGAAACGCTCGGCATTGTCGGAGAATCAGGATGCGGTAAATCGACGACAGGGCGCATGCTCATGCGCCTGCTGGAACCGACCGATGGCAAGGTGGAGTTCGAGGGGAAAGACCTCACTTCATTGACAACTGAGGAGATGCGGAAAATGCGACGGGATATCCAAATGGTATTTCAGGATCCTTACGCATCCCTTAATCCACGACATACGGTCGGCAAGATCCTTGAGGAGCCGCTCATTGTCCATGGAATTGGGAATCCGAAAGAACGGAAGCGCAAAGTGAATGAGTTTTTGGAAATCGTCGGTTTGAGTGAATACCATGCGAAAAGGTATCCACATCAATTTAGCGGCGGTCAACGGCAACGGATTGGTATCGCGCGTGCCCTTATGACGAATCCGAAACTGATTATAGCGGACGAGCCTGTATCGGCATTGGACGTTTCCATTCAGGCGCAGGTCCTGAACTTAATGCAGGATCTTCAAAAAGAGTTCAATTTGACTTATATTTTCATTGCACATGACTTGGGGGTCGTCCGCCATATAAGCGATCGGGTCGGTGTAATGTACCTAGGTAAAATTGTGGAAATCGCAGATAGTGAACAGCTTTATTCCGAACCGCTTCATCCTTATACGCAGGCGCTTCTGTCCGCGGTTCCCGTACCTGATCCGGAATTCAAGAAGGAACAGATATTGTTGGAAGGGGATATCCCGAATCCGGCAAATCCACCGACAGGGTGCACGTTCCACACGCGTTGCCCACATCGTATGGACATTTGTATGAAAGCGGTTCCAAGTTTGAAGGAACATAAGACTGGTCATTCTGTCGCCTGTCACCTATACGGTGATTCGGCCGACGTTTGA
- a CDS encoding ABC transporter ATP-binding protein: MDGRRTVLQVNDLQTTFFTDSGEIPAVDHIDFHLKEGEVLGIVGESGCGKSVTSLSIMGLVPKPPGKIVGGEILYGDKDLLKLSEKQMRQIRGNEIAMIFQEPMTSLNPLFTIGNQMTEAIRIHEKGLSKKKAVTRAIEMLNLVGLPRAAELVNDYPHQLSGGMRQRVMIAMALVCNPKVLIADEPTTALDVTIQAQIMKLMNELNTRLGTAVLLITHDLGVVAETCERVIVMYAGQIIEEAPVKKLFEHPQHPYTKGLIQSVPDMRYKKDRLYSIPGNVPRPGSIRHGCRFAARCEFAFDRCLKENPALYDTSDDHQTRCFLYDREGAGMDGNKTLVKS, encoded by the coding sequence ATGGATGGAAGAAGAACGGTCCTCCAAGTGAATGATTTACAAACGACCTTTTTCACAGATTCAGGAGAAATTCCCGCAGTGGATCATATCGATTTTCATCTGAAGGAAGGGGAAGTTCTTGGTATCGTGGGGGAGTCGGGTTGCGGAAAAAGTGTCACTTCCTTATCCATCATGGGTCTTGTCCCGAAACCGCCAGGAAAAATTGTCGGCGGTGAAATTCTGTATGGAGATAAGGATTTGTTGAAATTGAGCGAGAAGCAAATGAGGCAAATCCGGGGCAATGAAATCGCGATGATTTTCCAGGAACCGATGACTTCGTTGAATCCTCTTTTCACAATCGGAAACCAGATGACGGAAGCGATCCGGATCCATGAGAAGGGCTTGTCTAAAAAGAAAGCGGTTACACGCGCAATTGAGATGCTGAACTTGGTTGGATTGCCGAGGGCGGCCGAGCTCGTGAATGACTATCCTCATCAATTATCAGGCGGGATGAGGCAACGGGTCATGATTGCGATGGCGCTCGTCTGCAACCCGAAGGTACTGATAGCTGATGAGCCGACAACGGCATTGGACGTCACGATCCAAGCGCAGATTATGAAATTGATGAACGAACTGAATACGAGGCTCGGAACGGCTGTCCTTCTCATCACGCATGACCTCGGTGTCGTGGCAGAGACGTGCGAACGAGTCATCGTCATGTATGCAGGCCAAATTATCGAGGAAGCACCGGTCAAGAAATTGTTTGAACATCCTCAACATCCATATACGAAAGGGCTAATCCAGTCGGTTCCGGACATGCGGTATAAGAAAGATCGATTATACTCCATCCCCGGGAATGTCCCGAGGCCTGGATCGATTCGGCATGGCTGCAGGTTTGCTGCGAGATGTGAATTTGCATTCGATCGTTGTTTGAAGGAGAATCCTGCCCTGTATGATACTTCGGATGATCATCAGACGCGTTGTTTCTTGTACGACAGAGAGGGGGCAGGGATGGATGGTAACAAAACCCTTGTTAAAAGTTGA
- a CDS encoding ABC transporter ATP-binding protein, with translation MGDSIRRYLKFVKPYNWQIILTIVIGIVKFAIPLFIPLLMKIVIDDIIGSDTLTKEEMTRQLIYWLGGTMVIFFILRPPVEYYRQYYAQYVSNKILYDIRQELYGHLQKLSLRYYSNTRAGEVISRVINDVEQTKNFVMIGLMNVWLDLATIVIAIIIMLTMDVPLTIVTLLAFPFYAFSVKHFFGKLRELTRKRSQALANVQSYLHERVAGVSVIKSFALEEKEKGRFDETNSGFLEKAIDHTKWNAKAFAVVNTITDVAPLLVIAYAGYQVINEHLSVGMMVAFIAYIERLYNPLRRLVNSSTTLTQSFASMDRVFELMEEQYDITDKENAKDLPPLAGKVEFDKVSFAYEEEGHTVLNDIDFFVNPGETVAFVGMSGGGKSTIVSLIPRFYDVSGGAVRIDGHDVRDVKIKSLRDQIGIVMQDTILFSDSVESNILMGKPDATHEEVIAAAKAANAHDFIESLPEGYDTKVGERGVKLSGGQKQRIAIARVFLKNPPLLILDEATSALDLESEALIQDSLDQLVHDRTTLIVAHRLSTITHADKIFVIDGGQLKESGTHEELMSQEGIYHSLFQVQMLGD, from the coding sequence TTGGGTGACAGCATTAGGAGATACCTGAAATTCGTCAAGCCTTATAACTGGCAGATCATTTTGACGATCGTCATTGGAATTGTGAAATTTGCCATCCCGCTTTTCATCCCATTGCTGATGAAGATTGTCATCGATGATATCATCGGTTCGGATACTCTGACGAAGGAAGAGATGACCCGGCAATTAATTTACTGGCTCGGCGGGACGATGGTGATCTTTTTCATCCTCCGTCCGCCTGTCGAATACTATCGGCAGTATTATGCCCAGTATGTAAGCAATAAAATCTTATATGATATCCGGCAGGAACTGTACGGCCATCTGCAAAAACTGAGCTTACGGTATTATTCCAATACACGTGCAGGAGAAGTGATCTCACGCGTCATTAATGACGTGGAACAGACAAAGAACTTTGTTATGATCGGCCTCATGAATGTATGGCTGGATTTGGCCACAATTGTAATTGCAATCATCATCATGTTGACGATGGATGTGCCGCTGACGATTGTGACTTTGCTCGCCTTTCCGTTTTACGCGTTCAGCGTCAAACATTTCTTTGGAAAATTGCGGGAGTTGACCCGTAAACGCTCCCAAGCGCTGGCGAATGTCCAAAGTTATCTTCATGAACGGGTGGCCGGTGTCAGTGTCATTAAAAGTTTTGCATTGGAAGAGAAGGAGAAAGGGCGGTTTGATGAGACGAATAGCGGTTTTTTGGAAAAGGCGATTGACCATACGAAATGGAATGCCAAAGCTTTCGCTGTCGTGAATACGATCACCGATGTCGCTCCCCTTCTTGTCATCGCTTACGCCGGCTACCAAGTCATCAATGAACACCTGTCTGTCGGGATGATGGTCGCCTTCATCGCCTATATCGAACGGTTATATAATCCGCTGCGGCGCCTCGTCAATTCCTCTACTACGCTGACACAGTCCTTCGCATCGATGGACCGCGTATTTGAATTGATGGAGGAACAGTATGATATTACCGATAAGGAAAATGCCAAAGACCTGCCGCCATTGGCAGGAAAGGTTGAATTTGACAAGGTAAGTTTCGCATACGAAGAGGAAGGGCATACCGTATTGAATGATATTGACTTCTTTGTCAATCCAGGGGAAACAGTTGCCTTCGTCGGCATGAGCGGCGGAGGGAAATCGACCATTGTCAGTCTCATCCCAAGGTTTTATGATGTATCGGGCGGAGCGGTCCGGATTGACGGCCATGATGTGCGTGATGTGAAGATTAAATCATTGCGCGACCAGATCGGCATCGTCATGCAGGACACGATTCTATTCAGCGATTCTGTTGAGAGCAATATTTTGATGGGGAAACCCGATGCGACCCACGAAGAAGTCATCGCGGCGGCAAAAGCGGCGAACGCCCATGATTTCATCGAATCTTTGCCGGAAGGATACGACACAAAAGTCGGGGAGCGGGGAGTTAAATTATCGGGCGGCCAAAAGCAACGGATCGCCATCGCCCGCGTTTTCCTGAAAAACCCGCCGCTTTTGATTCTGGACGAAGCGACATCCGCCCTTGATTTGGAAAGTGAAGCACTGATCCAAGATTCTCTCGATCAGCTCGTCCACGACCGGACGACGCTCATTGTCGCTCACCGGTTATCGACGATCACCCATGCAGACAAAATATTTGTAATCGATGGCGGGCAACTGAAGGAAAGCGGGACCCATGAAGAACTGATGAGTCAGGAAGGAATTTATCATAGTTTGTTCCAAGTACAGATGCTTGGGGATTGA
- the ntdP gene encoding nucleoside tri-diphosphate phosphatase translates to MAIAPVGETIQVHSYKHNGSIHRVWQETLVLKGTRNIVIGGNERTLVTEADGRTWLTREPSICYFHAEHWFNIICMLREDGVYYYVNMSSPFVYDNLSLKYIDYDLDVKVFPDMSYIILDEDEYADHKKEMGYPDVIDQILQRNLDTLIRWIEQRRGPFAPDFIDVWTSRYHFYKQVQNNK, encoded by the coding sequence ATGGCGATTGCACCTGTAGGGGAAACGATACAAGTACATAGCTATAAGCATAATGGCAGCATCCACCGTGTCTGGCAGGAGACATTAGTCTTAAAGGGCACGCGAAACATCGTCATTGGCGGAAATGAACGTACGCTCGTGACGGAAGCGGATGGCCGGACATGGCTGACGCGGGAGCCTTCTATCTGCTATTTCCATGCGGAACATTGGTTCAATATCATTTGCATGTTAAGAGAAGATGGCGTGTATTACTACGTCAATATGAGCTCGCCATTCGTCTACGATAACTTGTCGCTGAAATACATCGATTATGATCTGGATGTAAAAGTGTTCCCGGATATGAGTTATATTATCTTGGATGAAGATGAATATGCGGACCATAAAAAAGAAATGGGGTATCCCGATGTGATCGATCAGATTCTGCAGCGGAATCTGGATACGCTCATCCGGTGGATCGAACAGCGCAGGGGGCCATTTGCCCCCGATTTCATCGACGTGTGGACTTCGCGCTATCATTTTTATAAACAGGTTCAAAACAATAAGTGA
- a CDS encoding gamma-type small acid-soluble spore protein codes for MTKKPNFTDAQQVRKQNQLSAQPNAMKEEFASETDVNQVRQQNQQSEANKQKASGNANQFGTK; via the coding sequence ATGACAAAAAAACCGAACTTCACTGATGCGCAGCAAGTACGTAAACAAAACCAACTTTCCGCGCAGCCGAATGCAATGAAGGAGGAATTTGCTTCTGAAACTGATGTGAATCAGGTGAGACAGCAAAACCAACAATCGGAAGCGAACAAGCAAAAAGCTTCCGGCAATGCAAACCAATTCGGAACAAAGTAA
- the mutY gene encoding A/G-specific adenine glycosylase, producing the protein MQVFEQKDIFRQSLLSWYHHEKREMPWRKTKNPYYIWVSEVMLQQTRVETVIPYYERFIRAYPTMEELANAEEEELLKMWEGLGYYSRARNLQAGVREVLEKYGGEVPATRKEISTLKGVGPYTAGAVLSIAYGVPEHAVDGNVMRVLSRILLIEDDIALPKTRKVFEGVVMDLIDQEDPSSFNQALMELGATICIPRPRCLLCPVRDFCAAFQEGRQEELPVKSKKTKTQIIPLTAFALQNENGEWLLRKRPEKGLLANMWEFPMIENEDGLKPADLLQKSMSLDAGELKGLLSFKHIFSHITWEVESYQGRIRLSGSAPEGYQFFSAEEVQQLPKAKPVIKIWEAIQGG; encoded by the coding sequence ATGCAAGTTTTTGAACAAAAAGACATATTTCGACAATCTCTTTTATCTTGGTACCATCATGAAAAAAGGGAGATGCCTTGGAGGAAAACAAAAAATCCTTATTACATATGGGTTTCCGAAGTGATGCTGCAGCAAACACGGGTGGAAACGGTCATCCCTTATTATGAACGATTCATCCGAGCGTATCCTACAATGGAAGAACTGGCGAATGCGGAGGAAGAGGAACTGTTGAAAATGTGGGAAGGACTCGGATATTACTCGCGTGCCCGCAACCTGCAAGCGGGAGTGAGAGAGGTTCTGGAGAAATATGGAGGAGAAGTGCCGGCAACCCGCAAGGAGATCTCCACTTTAAAGGGAGTGGGTCCTTATACTGCGGGTGCGGTGTTGAGCATCGCTTATGGAGTTCCCGAGCATGCGGTCGATGGGAACGTCATGCGCGTCCTCTCCCGTATTTTATTAATAGAAGACGATATCGCCTTGCCCAAAACGAGGAAAGTGTTTGAAGGAGTCGTTATGGATTTAATCGATCAAGAAGACCCTTCTTCCTTCAATCAAGCGCTTATGGAATTGGGAGCCACGATTTGCATACCGAGGCCAAGATGCCTTCTTTGCCCAGTGCGCGATTTCTGCGCGGCATTCCAGGAAGGCCGGCAGGAAGAGCTGCCGGTCAAATCGAAAAAAACGAAAACGCAGATCATCCCCCTCACTGCATTCGCATTACAAAATGAAAATGGCGAGTGGCTGTTACGCAAACGCCCTGAAAAAGGATTGCTCGCGAATATGTGGGAATTTCCTATGATTGAGAACGAGGATGGACTGAAACCGGCTGATTTACTGCAAAAGTCGATGAGCCTGGATGCGGGTGAGTTGAAGGGACTGCTTTCATTCAAACATATCTTTTCCCATATTACATGGGAGGTCGAGAGTTATCAGGGGAGGATACGCCTTAGCGGATCGGCTCCCGAAGGTTATCAGTTTTTCTCCGCTGAGGAAGTACAGCAATTGCCGAAAGCAAAACCGGTCATTAAAATTTGGGAAGCCATTCAAGGCGGATAA